One Aegilops tauschii subsp. strangulata cultivar AL8/78 chromosome 7, Aet v6.0, whole genome shotgun sequence genomic window carries:
- the LOC109779104 gene encoding putative xyloglucan endotransglucosylase/hydrolase protein 1 — translation MASSVQHPWLLLLLVLLSAVAPATARTPVFDDNYVPTWGADGYHLVNQGTQVRLTMDKRSGAGFCSKSTDGSGFFRMRVKVPGGYTAGVVTAFFLMSIPPQSSDRDEVDFEFLGNVDGQPITLQTNVFVNGHGNREQRMKLWFDPAADFYEYKILWNPHQLVIFVDDVPIRVLRNLTGRVPEYEFPAKRMGIWASLWNGSEWATDRGRIKIDWNRAPFTAGYQGFGVDACANTSPTPCHSRNWWWNAHRYRRLSARQRAAYENVKKTYMYYDYCADKDRFKNTTMPVECSHTSYLAY, via the exons ATGGCTTCCAGTGTGCAGCACCCATGGCTTCTCCTCTTGCTCGTCCTCCTCTCGGCCGTGGCCCCGGCAACGGCAAGGACGCCGGTGTTCGACGACAACTACGTGCCCACATGGGGTGCAGACGGCTATCACCTTGTCAACCAGGGGACACAGGTTCGTCTCACCATGGACAAGAGATCCGGCGCCGGGTTCTGCTCCAAGTCGACGGATGGTTCGGGCTTCTTCCGCATGAGGGTCAAGGTACCCGGAGGGTACACTGCCGGAGTCGTCACAGCCTTCTTT CTGATGTCAATACCACCTCAGAGCAGTGACCGTGACGAGGTGGACTTCGAGTTCCTGGGCAACGTGGACGGCCAGCCCATCACCCTCCAGACCAACGTCTTCGTCAACGGCCACGGCAACAGGGAGCAGAGGATGAAGCTGTGGTTCGACCCGGCAGCCGACTTCTACGAGTACAAGATACTCTGGAACCCTCACCAGCTCGT GATATTTGTGGACGATGTGCCGATACGGGTGCTCAGGAACCTGACGGGCCGTGTGCCGGAGTACGAGTTCCCGGCGAAGCGGATGGGCATCTGGGCGAGCCTGTGGAACGGTTCCGAATGGGCGACGGACCGCGGCAGGATCAAGATCGACTGGAACCGCGCGCCGTTCACCGCGGGGTACCAGGGCTTCGGTGTCGACGCCTGCGCCAACACCAGCCCGACGCCGTGCCACTCGAGGAACTGGTGGTGGAACGCCCACCGGTACAGGAGGCTGTCCGCCCGGCAGCGTGCGGCCTACGAGAACGTCAAGAAGACGTACATGTACTACGACTACTGCGCCGACAAAGATCGGTTCAAGAACACCACGATGCCGGTTGAGTGCAGCCACACTAGCTACTTAGCCTACTAG